In a single window of the Necator americanus strain Aroian chromosome X, whole genome shotgun sequence genome:
- a CDS encoding hypothetical protein (NECATOR_CHRX.G26138.T1), giving the protein MKVFILILAVAIAGSLAFDPVFVDELEDLVPNKQDERELEALDDDDEMIRSTKKEKLDAILARQSEFIQKRFKIEVEREKRRHQEKIEKKIAKAKDPQIKEFWKKIEEIDNDMSLSENDADIKEWELKSKLTPQQRKTLEKD; this is encoded by the exons ATGAAGGTTTTCATACTAATTCTTGCTGTTGCTATTGCTGGTTCACTTGCTTTCGATCCGGTGTTCGTGGACGAACTTGAAGACTTGGTGCCGAATAAGCAGGACGAAAGGGAGTTGGAGGCAttggatgatgatgatgaaatgATCCG ttctacaaagaaggagaaattgGACGCAATTTTGGCCAGGCAGTCAGAGTTCATTCAG AAACGGTTCAAAATTGAAGTGGAAAGAGAGAAACGTCGCCATcaagaaaagattgaaaagaaaatcgcaaaaGCCAAGGATCCTCAAATCAAGgagttctggaaaaaaatcgaagaaattgACAACGATATGAGCCTATCTGAAAATGATGCGGACATCAAAGAATGGGAG CTCAAGTCCAAATTGACTCCACAACAACGCAAAACATTGGAAAAGGACTGA